A single window of Flavobacterium sp. 140616W15 DNA harbors:
- a CDS encoding MATE family efflux transporter, protein MLVKIRSIFSLFRIALQGTEKNFTSGNVNRATFLLSVPTMLELSMESLFVLVDLLFVSSLGENAITVVGITNSVVILIQSVAMGLSIAATAMISRRVGEQKPRRAGQTAMQVIYLGIFLSVICSVLAVIFNQEIMRFAGGSDHLVSYGNAFSKTMFAGLIFMIMRILINGVFRGSGDASMAMRTLAFSNVLNGLLCAVLIFGLGPFPKLGLLGAAIAMVIANAFSVSYQLWYLFKNNETIIIGKRQMLMVPVLMKRILKLATAGMIQNLVPSSSRFLMIVIVAKLGENVLAGYIIANRIIMFSVLPAYGIANAAGVLTGQNLGARQPERAEASVWKTGTFNMCFLGLIAIFLMFYAKTLAGFFTHDEQILSYASTYLQYMAIAYFFFGYTMVISRALNAAGSVNTVTVLYILMFYMIQLPLSYLLGTYYEWGPKGIFIAILISEIVLATSSILVFRTGKWKTVKL, encoded by the coding sequence GTGCTAGTAAAAATACGTTCAATATTTTCTTTATTCAGGATTGCATTGCAAGGAACAGAAAAGAATTTTACCTCAGGGAATGTAAACAGGGCGACCTTTTTATTATCCGTACCTACTATGTTAGAGCTTAGTATGGAGTCACTTTTTGTTTTAGTCGATCTTCTTTTTGTAAGTAGTCTGGGCGAAAATGCCATTACAGTCGTAGGGATTACTAACTCCGTAGTGATTCTTATTCAGTCAGTAGCAATGGGTTTGAGTATTGCCGCAACCGCAATGATTTCAAGAAGAGTAGGAGAACAAAAACCTCGTAGAGCTGGACAGACCGCAATGCAGGTCATTTATTTAGGAATTTTCCTTTCTGTGATATGCAGTGTTTTAGCCGTAATTTTTAACCAGGAGATTATGCGTTTTGCAGGTGGATCTGATCATTTGGTCAGCTATGGCAATGCTTTTTCTAAAACTATGTTTGCAGGACTCATTTTTATGATCATGCGTATTTTGATTAACGGAGTGTTCAGAGGCTCCGGAGATGCTTCGATGGCGATGCGAACCCTTGCATTTTCGAATGTTTTAAATGGTTTGCTGTGTGCAGTACTAATCTTCGGATTGGGTCCATTTCCGAAGCTGGGCTTATTGGGAGCCGCAATAGCTATGGTGATTGCAAATGCCTTTAGTGTCAGCTACCAGTTATGGTATCTGTTTAAAAATAATGAAACAATTATTATTGGAAAACGACAAATGTTGATGGTTCCTGTCCTAATGAAACGAATCTTAAAACTTGCAACTGCCGGAATGATTCAGAATCTGGTACCTTCTTCAAGTAGATTTTTAATGATTGTTATTGTTGCAAAACTTGGTGAAAATGTACTGGCTGGCTATATTATTGCCAATAGGATTATTATGTTTAGTGTTTTACCTGCTTACGGAATTGCTAATGCGGCTGGTGTATTGACCGGGCAAAACCTTGGCGCAAGACAGCCAGAAAGGGCAGAAGCTTCGGTATGGAAAACAGGAACTTTTAATATGTGTTTTCTGGGACTTATTGCCATTTTTTTAATGTTTTATGCCAAAACTCTGGCAGGATTTTTTACCCATGATGAGCAAATCCTTTCTTATGCAAGTACCTATCTGCAGTATATGGCTATTGCTTACTTTTTCTTCGGTTACACCATGGTAATCTCTCGTGCGCTAAATGCAGCCGGAAGTGTAAACACGGTGACGGTACTTTATATCCTAATGTTTTATATGATTCAGCTTCCATTATCGTATTTACTGGGGACTTATTACGAATGGGGACCAAAAGGAATATTTATTGCAATCCTAATTTCGGAAATAGTATTGGCTACCAGTAGCATTTTAGTTTTTAGAACCGGCAAATGGAAAACGGTGAAGTTGTAA